The Pan troglodytes isolate AG18354 chromosome 6, NHGRI_mPanTro3-v2.0_pri, whole genome shotgun sequence genomic sequence GCTCCTACCATGTTTCTTGTCCTCCTTTCACTAGACACAGCAAGGGAGCCTTTAGCTCTCGGGAGCTCACCAGCCTTCTAGACTGGAATCCTTTCTTGAACAAAAGGCATCCTGGTCCCTCTTCTGGAGATGCCTGGCAGCCTGCCTGCTGTGGATTTCTGGATTCCCCAGATGCTCCACCTGCTGCTCCCGGTACATCCAAACTGTTGCCTCCTGCGTTCCAGGAGCCTGGTTCTCTGCAAACCTGGTCTCTTGGTAATAAGTTTAGGAAAACctttccctttttcattttcctgctctgttgcctgggctggaatgcagtggcgcgatctcactgcaacctccacctcctgggttccagtgattctcagcctcccaagtagctgggactacaggcgcccaccatcacaaaaatacaaataatttttgtatttttagtacagacagggtttcaccacgttggccaggctggtctcgaacttctggcctcaagtgatccgcctgcctcagcctcccaaagtgctgggattacaggagtgagccaccgtacccagcctcctcccaccctttttGAAGGGTTGATGTTTCAAGTCTGTGAACTGTGGATGGGCCTTGCCTTTAGCCCTCCAGTCAGTGCTGCTCTTAGGATTCCAATGAACACAACACCCAGGACTTGCCTTTCATATCTGGAGCTCAAAATGCTCACCTTCAGGTCCGAGAAGCCCCAGAACTTGCCATGGGGCTACTGGACGGTCATGTCCTTGGAGCCAAGCTGAGTAGAGAGAGAGCCACCCAGAAAGGTGGACAGGGCGGCAGGCTGCTCACCAGAGCATGGCCGTGTGCTCACAAGGGGTCCTGTTTGATGAAAGTGTCAAACCAAGCAAGTACCATCTTGGAGGAAATGGGCCTGAAGAGTGCTTGGGACAAGGAACAAGCGTGTCTTCGCCTCTCTTGTGAGATGAGGTGTAGCTTGCTTCAGCACATTGGATGTCCGGCCTGGTTTTGAACCTCAGCCTTACTTCCTACTAATTATATGACCCTTTAGCAAAGTTACTTGGCTTCTCCAAGCCTTAGTTCCCCCTACTAGGGCCTGTGTAGGAATGGAAGGTGCTTACACAGTGCCTGCCCTGTGGTGGAAAAGCCAGTCTGTGCATGAGGTAAGTGAGGCATCCATCTCTGTGTCTACACCATTCTGCACACCCATGAGGTTTGTGGAGAGGAAACTGCCTTCTGCATCAGCCTCAAACATTTTAACATGTCAGATCAGGATTCATCTTTTAATCAATCAATGGTACCTTAAGATAATTTGCAGCCAGTTTTCCTTCTTAATGGTATGTAAAACAGCATCTTCTCATCGATATTATCTTAATTTACTGAAACAGCACCTAGCAGAACTGGTGGTGGTGTGCAGTTTATACAATATAAACCTGATCTGGTAGCTACCCCAACTCCTCAGGTGTGGTGTATTAGCCCAGTAAAAGGGAAAATCCTCTTTCTGAGtcactaataaaataatttggccATAAACCTATCCTGATTTCTTCTAAGACTCCAACAAAATTTCACCAGAGTGCAGCTTTATGAGCACTGATGAGTCAGGGCTGTACAAGAGCCAAGATGACCTTGGTCCTGGTCTCCTGTCATTTCCTCAACCACACCCTCGCCCCGCCACATACACACTTTGGAGGCCATGGTTTCTTCCATGCTGCTGTCTGCCTGTGGGCCCCTTCTGCCTGTCTCTGGCCCTGGTTGACTGGCAGGCACATCTCTCAGAACAGCCTCTGGTGCCAGTCGCACCTCCATTCGTGCCCACCCAAGGGTTCAGAGGCCTTTCTGTGCCCTTCTTGGTCCTTAGCACATTTTCATTGTCTCCTCATCTGAGCCCATTATATCTAGATCTAGCAGTTTCTGGGAGCCAGGGAGTGGCAGTCTCAGGGGCTGGAGCTCATGAGCCCATCCCTCGGTCTTCTCTTTCTTGAGTCCGCACCCCCTCTATCCTAAGCACCAGTTTGGCTTCTTCAGGTTCTGACTTTTAGCCCAGGGTTCTGGTGTGGCACTGGGCATTTCTAATTGCCCACAGCTCTGATAACAGGGGAGTGGATTCCTTGGGACCGCAAAGCTGATGTCAGTAATTATAGCTGGGGACCTCACCCACCAAACCCAGCCCTTGTGCCTCAACAGAAGGAGAACAGAGGTGGGGGGATGGAGCAGGAGCTCACAGGGAAAACGGCTGAGCTGTCTTGGCAATCTGGTTTGACACGCCTCTCTGCTTTActcatagggtttcagttgtttGACCTATTTCTCAGAATAGAGCTGAGAGCCTCTGGGATTTTTCCTAGTGAACGAgttattaggaaaaaaagaatcacaagGAATAATGTAAAAACCATAGGTTTACAAAGTGTAAAGTGTCAGCAGTTCTGAGTTAGGATAAGTCAGCTGTAAAGAGAACCACCATGAGTGGAGTGATATCGGCTCACCCTGCAGCCAACAGGAAGGGAGATGTCACCCCACTGCCCCCAGGCTGGATTCTGAAACTCTTCAGGCTCTGGAAGTACAAGGGGGCTGACAGCTCCCTTTTACACAGTGTCTCTCCATGGCCCAGCCAGTGCTGTATCCCCTGAGCACTCTGGGTGAGCCCATGGTGGCTGTGCTGCACCCAACTGGACAGATCATCTCAAAGAAGTCCTGACCTCCCAGCAGacccctcctcccttcttctgCCCTTGTGACCAAGAGTGGTGGGCGTGGACTATGGCTATGTTCCTTAGAGAGCTGCCATAATCTTCCAGGAGCATCCAACAGCACTCTCCCCGAAAGGGGGCTCTGCAAATACACATTTTGGGAGTCTCCCAAATAAACTGAGTGAGTTCAGGACACTGGTTCTCAGCCCCGACTGCAAATTGAAATCATTTAAGGGGCATTTTAAAAGTGTGAGTGCCTGCCCTCTCCCCACAGAGGTGGTGTGGAACCCAGGGGGCTCTGTCATGCAATTGCGAATCACTGCTTTGAGAGCATAGGAGCAACTTCTGGTTCTTGGTTATTATGTACAGAACAAAGGCTCATGTCAGAGAAAAAGCAGTTTTACATCCCTGTCTCTGCATTAGGCTCCAGGAAGGGTGCAGATGGGTCTTTCACATGGGGTCGTATGCTCCTGGCCTTTCCATGTCCAGGCAGTCCTTGAGGGCCACTTGGGAGCTGTCTGCAGCAAGCCACAGAAACCCAGGCCATTCCCTGATCCTAACATGGTCTGAACCCTCACCCCCAGGAAGTGATACTGAAAGAGCACATGCTTTGGAGCAAAAAGGCCTGCTACCATTTACTACTTCTGTAACCTCAGGTGAGTCTGTGAGCCTCCATCTTCTGCTCTGTGAAGCCTGGAAATACTGCCTCCTTTATGGAATTAATAGGAGAAGGAAAGTgcatcaaaacaacaacaaatggaagttacagaaaaataaaacatcccCAGTCAGATTTTTCTGctgattatttaaaacaatataacATTCATACTGAtgtataaaagtcattttaagtaattttaatcATGTAAAGACCGACACGACCCCTTTCCCCCAATCACAGTATAAACAAAGCTAATAAAGGATAGATAACAAGATATTTGAACTCCAGAAATGTCTGCAACTGAAATGGCCATTGTGATGCTTGGAAAGATCTAGATCAGTTTGGAATTCCAGAGAGAGATCTCAGGCATaagggagaatggcttgaacagaGGAAAGCATAAATTTGATCATTTGATTGCCTACTGCTTTATGGGCTAAACTTGATTCCCAACCACAGCCTTCGTGATGCGGCCCCTGCCCACCTTAGGCCCCAATAGGTGTTGTGCcattgccacctctgcctctgatCAGCCCAAGGATCttgtttccctttctccttcccctttcctctgaTTAGGGTGGTGTTGCTATGAGTTCTCACAGAACCCTCAATAGCTGGCTCATCTCCCTAACGGGATATGTGGCTATCAGGGACtcgttaaaaacaacaacaaaacccacaacTGCTCTCTCCCTCTGCCAGGCACATCATACTGTACTTTTCACAACCACCATTATtgtccccagtttacagatgagagaaaccgaggctcagaagGTTCAGTCACTTGTCCAAATTACACAGCCAGGAAGCATTGGGTGCAGGATTTGGACTCAGGCAATTCAGATGACACATCCCATGTTCCTCACCACCTTGGAGCAAATTAATGAAACttaacaattataaaattattgaacattatgaaaactttaaaaaataattgtcagTTGAAAAGGATTTCTTAGGAAATGTTGAAAGTTCTTACATTTGCAAAGTATGCATTGGAGGGCACCTCATCCCTGTTCTGTCCCTTTATTCAATATGCATAACAGTTGGGGGCCGCAGTTTCTAAAAAGTAAGAATAAAACATTTCTGGTGAAGTGGACATGGAAGACCTTATCCTTTTATTACGGGTTTTTTGAGAACCCACCTTCATGTAATCAGAGGAATCTTGGTCATGGGAAATGGGCTGGACTGAAGTCAAGAGACTTGTGTCTTGgtccctctttccctcttctcaGTGTGGTCATGGGCAACTCATTTCCACCGTTCTTCCATTTCCCCTTCCCATGGATCATAATCCAGTCCTCCCCCTGACAGGAAACCGCAGCAGTATGCAAGTACTGTACCATTAAGGGGAATGATGTAGACCCAGAACGGCCAAAATATTGGCAATTTCACATCACTCAACCAAACACAACCCATCATTGATTAAATATTCTCTTGATCCTAATAGCTTTATAAGGTAGTACCATTATTAaggcccattttatagataatagAACTGAGTCTTAACTGTACGAAGATTGTTATACAtgggtctgactccagagcccgtGTTTTTTCCATGACCGTGGtgacttctaaaataaaatatcccgCGTTGCTATTTTTCCGTTTGACATTAATAATTACTGGATACCAATAATAGTGGCGACGCGCTGGTTTCAGCATTACAGGCCCTGCGATATTCTCACGAATCTCCTTGCCCTCCGGCCCCTTCCCCGTACTTAAACTTTTCCTTCCTCAGGGGCCAGTCACCACTGTGGTCACATGTGGCAAACCCATTCTTGCATAACTGCGTAAGTCATCCTTGAAGAATTGGGTGACGTTTTAACCAAAAtatgtttcttctttatttgtggATAAAAGTCTGGagggtttttctgttttgtttttctacgAATATTATTTGGAGGCATAACTAGGACCTGGGGAAACGCTTGGCTCCTCTTCGAGCCCCGAGGATGCACGTTGGGCAGGGCGGGCTCCGGTGGGCCGCACACCCATCACCCGTACTAGCGTGAGGTTGTCGAAGAGAAAATCTCACGTTTCGCATCCTCAAATTTCCGGATCTGAAACCCTATGCAAGCAGCAACCGCGGGAGAGCGAACAGCGGCGGGATGAGCATTCACAAGGCTGAGCATTCACAGGGCTGCGGGGAAGGCGGGAGTAACAGCTGGCAGCATACCGCGGCCCCGCCCCGCAGAGGCCCTGCCGCGGCCCCGCCCCGCAGaggccctgccccgcccccgCCAGAGTACAGAGTACGAGCTCCGACTTGGTCTCGTCCGCGGTCGTCCCCACCCCTCAGCGCGCTGTGGTACGTCCCACGCTCCGCTTGGCCCAAGATGGCGGCCTCCGTGTGCAGCGGGTTGCTGGGGCCACGGGTGAGTGGGGCGACTCGGCAGGTCCCTGCGAGTCGGAGGTGGGGTCCCTAGTTTCCGCCTCACGCGCCCTCCCTCCACAGGTGCTGTCCTGGAGCCGAGAGCTGCCTTGCGCTTGGCGCGCCCTGCACACCTCCCCGGTCTGCGCCAAGGTGAGCACCGCCGGGGCGGGGGCCTGGGGGCCTGGGGGCCGGGGGCCGGGGAAGCCGTGCGGGCTGAAGGGGGCGTGTCGCTGGGGTCCGAGGCCGGGCTAGGGTCGGGGCTTAGGGATCAGGGGATTGGGGCCGGGGAACAGTGCCAGCTGACTGGGGGGACATGGCGCGAGGTAGGGGTCTGGATCGGGGATCTCGTGGAGTCACGGCCCCTTTTGCTCCTAGAACCGGGCGGCCCGAGTACGCGTAAGCAAGGGGGACAAGGCGGTGACCTACGAGGAGGCACACGCGCCGCACTACATCGCCCACCGTAAAGGCTGGCTGTCGCTGCACACAGGTGAGCGGACCCCAGGCCTCCAAAAGGAGCACTCAATCCGACTGTCATGTAAACAAAATGAACACGTGTCACAGGTTTTCTTTAACTCAGGAAATAATGCTAGGGTCAGAAATCTATGAAACCAACTCAAGGGAGACATAAAAAAGCAGAGATATATATAGATCAGGATGTTGAAACAAATTTGAAGATGGATGCAAAACTGACTTTTTCCATGGCAGGCAGGGACTCAATTGATCCTCCACTGAACAGAAATTATTTGCATGTCTACAGACAAGAATTATTTTGCATTCCTGTCAGTTATCTGTAACTTACAGAGCTGTAAAATAGCTCAGAGTCAAGGAAAGGAGTGAAACCGTTGCAGAATCTGATAACCCTGAACAGTGTGCTCTAAGGAATGCAGTTTTCCACTAAAGCACAaatttttctctgtaaatatatacagacaACCCTCGTTATTCATGAATTCCATATTTTCAGATTCTTCTActgactaaaatttatttgtaagccCCAAATCAACACTCTGGGCACTCTCAAGGTCACTCTGAGATGTGGGTAGAGCTGCCACCCCAGGTGCATGTCCTGAGCTGAGGTCGACAAGGCTCTGCCTAgtttcagctctcatactgtAAAAGGTGTCCTTTTTATGgtctagaatctttttttttttaatttgcattttcatgctttttgttagtgattttgctgtttaaaatggccttGCAATGCTGAAGTGCTATCTAGTGTTCCTAAGCGGGAGAAGGCTGTGACGTGCCTTAGGGAGAACATACATGTATTAGAGAATCTTTCTTCAGTCATGAGTTGCTCTTGGCCCTGAATTCAATGTTAGTGAATCTACCATATATATTAAAcaaggtgtctttaaacagaaacacaaaggaaACTAGGTTATGTATTGATTTGTTAACAAAAATACGGTGCCCAGAGGCTGAAAGGAAtctaaccctgtatttcccctaggagcaatggttcagtattCACTAAGTCAGTGTTGGCAGTGACTTTATAGAATATAACTATTGTGAACAATTGATAACCAACTGTGCTTTGTTTAGTACAGGGGTTCTTGGATGTTTGAGATGCATCTAGAGAACTTACTTAAAATACAGATGCttgcctggcacggtggctcacgtctgtcatcccagcactttgggaggccgaggagggtggatcctgaggtcaggagttcaataccaacctggccaagatggtgaaaccccatctctactaaaaatacaaaaaaattagctgggcgtagtggcgggcgcccgcaatcccagctattcaggaggctgaggcagacaattgtttgaacccaagaggcggaggttgcagtgagccgagatcacgccactgcactccagcctgggcgacagagtgagactccatctcaaaaaaaaaaaaaaaaagagagatgcttGTCTCCCACTCTTTCAGGTTCTGGTCTGAGGTTTGGATGTAGGTGTGCAGACTCTTAGTGGACATTGTAAGGGCTGCAGGGGATCCAGGGTTCACACTGAGGAACCCACTGGTGGAAGCCCTGGGCCTAGCTCATGTCCCTAATCTCAAAAATAGCTGGTAGCCTCATCTTTCTGGCCCATGGGATGACCAGTGTTTTTATAAGGCAGCcaagaaagcaggaaaggggctagatgtggtggcatCATCTTGAGTTTTGTACCCTGACTCAGGCCTCCATCTTCCtttttgtaaaataaggataatgatAATACCTACTAAACTGAATTGGCTTGGGAATTAATGACATAACATACTTTGAACTTTAaagtgttatttttcttattccattagcagaagaaaagagaagaggctgGGGGTGAAGGGTGGGATTGTGCTCAGCGCTTTTGGATGTTGACTCTGGAGTTATGGCAGGGCCCTGGGGCAGTGAGGCTGATTCTTCTGTTATGCCCTTCCCTCTTCAGGTAACCTGGATGGAGAGGACCATGCCGCAGAGCGAACGGTGGAGGATGTTTTCCTTCGCAAGTTCATGTGGGGTACCTTCCCAGGCTGCCTGGCTGACCAGCTGGTTTTAAAGCGCCGGGGTAACCAGTTGGAGATCTGTGCCCTGGTCCTGAGGCAGTTGTCTCCACACAAGTACTACTTCCTCGTGGGCTACAGTGAAACTTTGCTGTCCTACTTTTACAAATGTCCTGTGCGACTCCATCTCCAAACTGTGCCCTCAAAGGTTGTGTATAAGTACCTCTAGAACAATCCCCTTTTTTCCATCAAGCTGTAGCCTGCAGAGAATGGAAACGTGGGAAAGGAATGGTATGTGGGGGAAATGCATCCCCTCAGAGGACTGAGGCATAGTCTCTCAGCTGCTATTGAATAAAGACCTTCTATCTTGTCTTGCCTCTCTGTTTTTACTCTTGGATGAGGGAACTAGAGTAGTGTTTCTTTGACGATGCTCCAGGGTTTGCAGGAAGGCTGACGCCAGTTGTTTGAAGTTTAATTCATAGCTACAGTTTGGTGAGTACCTGTGCCAATCAATCACTCTGTCAAGCACTTTGCCTaaagttctttgttttttctcaagATGGAAAGACCCATTCAGTGTTACTTTTTAAGAatcaaaacaggctgggcgcagtggctcacgcctgtaatcccagcactttgggaggccgagatgggcagatcacgaggttaggagattgagaccatcctggctaacaaggtgaaaccccgtctctattaaaaatacaaaaaattagctgggcatggtggcgggcgtctgtagtcccagctattcgggaggctgaggcaggagaatggtgcgaactcgagaggcggagcttgcagtgagctgagatcgccactgcactccagcctgggtgaca encodes the following:
- the MRPS24 gene encoding small ribosomal subunit protein uS3m yields the protein MAASVCSGLLGPRVLSWSRELPCAWRALHTSPVCAKNRAARVRVSKGDKAVTYEEAHAPHYIAHRKGWLSLHTGNLDGEDHAAERTVEDVFLRKFMWGTFPGCLADQLVLKRRGNQLEICALVLRQLSPHKYYFLVGYSETLLSYFYKCPVRLHLQTVPSKVVYKYL